The Cellulophaga sp. L1A9 genome window below encodes:
- a CDS encoding sodium:proton antiporter codes for MDYFVIIAILVFLSALFGYINVRFFKLPNTIGLMLITIVFTLGIFAFSYFDDTLLNAEKYIITQIDFKSILLDVMLSFLLFAGALHTNFEQLKVQRGPILLFSTLGVLVSTFLVGTAVFYLLQIFSLDVQYIHCLLFGALISPTDPIAVLGILKKAGVPKKLETKIVGESLFNDGVGVVVFLTIYQFASPSTESITALDVVELFGVEVIGGIVLGLLLGWVTYRLMKSIDDYDIEVIITLATVMVGTVIAQKLHLSAPLAMVTAGLVVGNDTLRDSSMSETTETYVDKFWELIDILLNTLLFVLIGMEMLVLTFNINYIIAGLLAIPIILLCRYISLVLPIKIFEKKLDFVPNTNVIMTWGGLRGGISIALALGLSDEMNRDLFLVITYVVVVFSIVVQGLSVGKLVKKLAK; via the coding sequence ATGGATTATTTTGTAATTATTGCCATTTTGGTATTTCTTTCGGCCTTGTTTGGCTATATCAATGTTCGTTTTTTTAAACTGCCGAATACTATAGGCCTAATGCTGATTACCATTGTTTTTACATTGGGAATATTTGCTTTTAGTTATTTTGACGATACCTTATTGAATGCTGAAAAGTATATTATAACTCAAATTGATTTTAAATCTATCTTATTAGATGTGATGTTGAGTTTCTTGCTATTTGCAGGAGCTTTACATACTAATTTTGAGCAGCTAAAAGTCCAACGAGGACCAATATTACTATTTTCCACATTGGGAGTACTCGTCTCTACATTTTTGGTAGGAACCGCGGTATTTTATCTGTTGCAAATTTTTAGTTTAGATGTGCAATATATTCATTGCTTATTATTTGGAGCTTTAATATCTCCAACAGATCCAATTGCCGTACTCGGAATTTTAAAAAAAGCGGGAGTTCCTAAGAAATTAGAAACTAAAATTGTTGGAGAATCACTCTTTAATGATGGAGTAGGGGTTGTTGTCTTTTTAACAATTTATCAATTTGCAAGTCCGTCTACGGAAAGCATTACGGCCTTAGATGTTGTAGAACTGTTTGGTGTAGAAGTTATTGGTGGCATCGTTTTAGGGTTATTATTAGGTTGGGTTACGTACCGATTGATGAAATCTATAGATGACTATGATATTGAGGTTATTATTACCTTAGCGACTGTAATGGTTGGTACTGTTATAGCGCAAAAATTACATTTATCAGCACCATTAGCAATGGTTACTGCAGGATTAGTTGTAGGTAATGATACCTTGCGAGATAGTTCAATGTCAGAAACCACAGAAACATATGTGGATAAATTTTGGGAATTGATTGATATATTGCTGAACACCCTCTTATTTGTTTTAATAGGAATGGAAATGTTAGTGCTAACGTTCAATATCAATTACATTATAGCGGGCTTATTGGCAATACCAATTATATTGTTATGTCGTTATATTTCCTTAGTATTACCCATTAAAATCTTTGAAAAGAAACTAGATTTTGTCCCGAATACGAATGTTATTATGACTTGGGGGGGCTTGCGTGGAGGAATATCTATAGCCTTGGCTTTAGGGCTTTCTGATGAGATGAACCGAGATTTATTTTTAGTAATCACTTACGTGGTGGTCGTATTCTCTATTGTTGTTCAGGGATTAAGTGTTGGGAAATTAGTAAAAAAATTAGCAAAATGA
- a CDS encoding 5'-nucleotidase C-terminal domain-containing protein, with amino-acid sequence MILKIKQIVIIVTITCFLSCKQEKPVLIQISGTQIAITDTIDSTVSIEEFVAPYRDRINEVLDSTLAYAPTTISKNDGALNTTAGNLMADAVLELTAPIFKSRTGSTLDLVLLNHGGIRSTISAGNVSARTAYEIMPFENTIVVVGLKGDAILEMVNYLIKSKKPHPLAGLQITLNKDDSIHEIRIQGQLFDESKTYYVATSNYLVNGGDHMDFFKNKVTFTETDYRIRNIMIDYFSKKDTIAPIIDDRFIKLDY; translated from the coding sequence ATGATTTTAAAAATTAAACAAATTGTTATAATTGTAACAATCACTTGTTTTTTATCCTGTAAACAAGAAAAACCTGTTTTAATTCAAATTTCAGGTACTCAAATTGCAATTACAGACACCATTGATAGTACAGTTAGTATAGAAGAGTTTGTAGCTCCATATAGAGATCGGATTAATGAAGTTTTAGACAGTACCCTAGCCTACGCTCCAACAACGATTTCTAAAAATGATGGCGCACTAAATACTACTGCCGGAAACTTAATGGCAGATGCTGTTTTAGAGCTAACCGCACCTATTTTTAAATCCAGAACAGGCAGCACCTTAGATCTTGTTTTATTAAATCACGGGGGAATCCGAAGTACCATTTCAGCAGGAAATGTTTCTGCTAGAACGGCTTATGAAATTATGCCTTTTGAAAATACGATTGTTGTGGTAGGCTTAAAAGGTGACGCTATTCTTGAAATGGTGAACTATCTAATCAAATCTAAAAAACCGCATCCGCTTGCCGGGTTACAAATTACATTAAATAAAGATGATAGCATTCACGAAATCCGCATACAAGGTCAACTTTTTGATGAAAGCAAAACGTACTATGTTGCAACGTCTAATTATTTAGTAAATGGTGGAGATCACATGGATTTCTTTAAAAATAAAGTAACATTTACAGAAACAGATTACCGCATAAGAAATATAATGATTGATTATTTCTCTAAAAAAGACACCATTGCTCCAATTATAGATGACCGATTTATAAAATTAGACTACTAA
- a CDS encoding cold-shock protein: MSKGTVKFFNDTKGFGFITEDGVDKDHFVHISGLIDEIREGDVVEFDLEEGKKGLNAVNVKVL, encoded by the coding sequence ATGAGTAAAGGAACAGTAAAATTCTTCAATGACACTAAAGGTTTTGGTTTTATCACTGAAGATGGTGTAGACAAAGATCACTTTGTACACATCTCTGGATTAATTGACGAAATTCGTGAAGGCGATGTTGTTGAGTTCGATCTAGAAGAAGGTAAAAAAGGTTTAAATGCGGTAAACGTAAAAGTACTATAA
- a CDS encoding GNAT family N-acetyltransferase, with translation MILLKTNATNKDFIALIKALDAYLKVTDGEEHDFYNQFNGLEDLSHVLVVYNNNAPIGCGAIKHFTDTTFEIKRMYVKPDFRGKGVASKILNALEQWSRDLKYTSCILETGTRQLEAIALYHKNHYEIIPNYGPYKEVENSICFRKKL, from the coding sequence ATGATTCTTTTAAAAACAAATGCAACAAACAAAGACTTTATAGCCCTAATAAAAGCCCTAGACGCTTATCTTAAAGTTACGGATGGCGAAGAACATGATTTTTATAATCAATTTAACGGACTAGAAGATTTATCACATGTATTAGTAGTATATAACAACAATGCCCCTATCGGTTGCGGAGCAATAAAACATTTTACTGATACTACCTTTGAAATTAAAAGAATGTATGTAAAGCCTGACTTTAGAGGAAAAGGGGTGGCTTCAAAAATTTTAAACGCTTTGGAACAATGGTCAAGAGATTTGAAGTATACGTCTTGTATTTTAGAAACAGGAACCAGACAATTAGAAGCAATAGCCCTATATCATAAAAACCACTACGAAATAATCCCTAATTACGGCCCCTATAAGGAGGTTGAAAATAGCATTTGTTTCAGAAAAAAATTATGA
- a CDS encoding sugar kinase: MNQTITFGEVLMRLSPEGNKKFIQSNTLEFYFGGTEINVGISISNFGGKVKHISCISNDFIGDTAISYLNKFDVNTSSIVRSNRPLGVYFLEVGAVMRPSSISYNRSHSSFSEIQPDMVDWEASLKKATWFHWTGITPALCQGGYETLREGLILARKKGITITADPTYRSGLWKYGSDAKEILSELLEYSTIFIGGINEMNEVLGTTFSYSNEDFIAASKQLMERFPSIEKVFDKIRTSLNSSWHKIRARMWNGQEFRETEDLDITHIVDRIGTGDAFAAGLIYGLQEFDDFKAMQFASAACALKHTYEGDVNFATVKEVMGILDGNTTGRFNR, translated from the coding sequence ATGAATCAAACAATAACTTTCGGAGAAGTATTAATGCGTTTATCGCCAGAAGGGAATAAGAAATTTATACAATCAAATACTTTAGAATTTTATTTCGGAGGTACAGAGATTAATGTGGGAATTTCTATCTCTAATTTTGGAGGAAAAGTAAAACATATCAGTTGTATTTCTAATGATTTTATCGGGGATACAGCCATTTCTTATTTAAATAAGTTTGATGTAAATACCTCTTCTATTGTGCGCTCTAATAGACCATTAGGTGTTTACTTCTTAGAAGTAGGTGCTGTAATGAGACCTAGTTCAATATCGTATAATAGGTCCCATTCTTCTTTTTCAGAAATACAACCGGATATGGTAGACTGGGAAGCTTCATTAAAAAAAGCTACTTGGTTTCATTGGACAGGAATTACACCAGCGTTATGTCAAGGTGGGTATGAGACGTTGCGAGAAGGTTTAATTTTGGCTAGAAAGAAGGGCATTACCATAACAGCAGATCCAACCTATAGAAGTGGTCTGTGGAAATATGGCAGCGATGCAAAAGAAATACTTTCAGAATTATTGGAGTATTCTACTATTTTTATTGGCGGTATTAATGAAATGAATGAAGTTTTGGGGACTACTTTTAGTTACTCTAACGAAGATTTCATTGCAGCAAGCAAACAATTAATGGAGCGTTTTCCTTCTATAGAAAAGGTTTTTGATAAAATAAGAACTTCATTAAATTCTTCTTGGCATAAGATAAGAGCTAGAATGTGGAATGGTCAAGAGTTTAGAGAAACAGAAGATTTAGATATTACTCATATTGTAGATAGAATTGGGACTGGAGATGCCTTTGCAGCAGGATTAATTTATGGGTTACAAGAATTTGATGATTTTAAAGCCATGCAGTTTGCTAGTGCAGCTTGCGCTTTAAAGCATACCTATGAAGGAGATGTTAATTTTGCTACCGTAAAAGAAGTGATGGGTATTCTTGATGGAAATACCACAGGAAGGTTTAATAGATAA
- a CDS encoding lmo0937 family membrane protein, translated as MRSLLWLVAVICIIVWLLGMLGVVPGIGTNSLIHILIVIAVVVILYNIISGRKPL; from the coding sequence ATGAGAAGTCTTCTTTGGTTAGTAGCCGTTATTTGTATTATTGTATGGCTTTTAGGAATGTTAGGAGTCGTACCCGGAATTGGAACCAATAGCTTAATACATATACTTATTGTAATTGCTGTAGTTGTAATTCTTTATAATATAATTTCGGGCAGAAAGCCACTATAA
- a CDS encoding bifunctional UDP-sugar hydrolase/5'-nucleotidase produces the protein MNRRKFITNTTATSAFIGLGGLTLNSCALDAKKKITILHTNDVHSHIDAFPSSHSEFPGLGGIARRATLVNTIRKENPNTLLFDAGDIFQGTPYFNFYGGELEFKLMSMLKYDAATIGNHDFDNGIDGLFTQLPHAKFKLISANYDFTNTTMQGFTKPYDIYTIDGVKIGVYGLGIELDGLVTKKLFKETKYLNPFEIALDTERILKEDEACDIIICLSHLGYKYDSEKPDDLKLAAKTKYTNLIIGGHTHTFLDKPTVVKNSIQNDILVNQVGCFGVNLGRIDFYLDHNKNMAADGVSITV, from the coding sequence ATGAATAGAAGAAAATTTATTACCAACACTACAGCAACATCAGCATTTATAGGACTTGGCGGATTGACTTTAAATTCTTGTGCTTTAGATGCAAAAAAGAAAATAACTATTTTACATACTAATGATGTACATAGCCATATTGATGCTTTCCCTAGTTCTCATTCTGAGTTTCCTGGTCTTGGAGGCATAGCCCGCAGAGCAACTTTAGTAAACACCATTAGAAAAGAAAATCCGAATACCTTACTTTTTGATGCCGGTGATATATTTCAAGGAACACCTTATTTTAATTTTTATGGTGGGGAGTTAGAATTTAAACTTATGAGCATGCTTAAATATGATGCTGCAACCATAGGTAACCATGATTTTGATAACGGTATTGATGGCCTTTTTACTCAACTACCTCACGCGAAATTTAAATTGATAAGTGCTAATTACGATTTTACAAATACAACGATGCAAGGGTTTACAAAACCCTATGATATTTATACTATAGATGGTGTTAAAATAGGGGTTTATGGTTTAGGCATTGAACTTGACGGATTAGTCACTAAAAAACTTTTTAAAGAAACAAAGTATTTAAATCCATTCGAAATTGCTTTAGATACCGAAAGAATTCTTAAAGAAGATGAAGCTTGTGATATTATTATTTGCTTATCACATTTAGGATATAAGTACGATTCTGAAAAACCAGATGATCTTAAATTAGCGGCCAAAACAAAATACACAAATCTTATTATTGGCGGACACACTCATACTTTTTTAGACAAACCAACAGTTGTAAAGAATAGCATTCAAAATGATATTTTAGTAAATCAAGTAGGTTGTTTTGGCGTAAACCTAGGACGAATTGATTTTTATTTAGACCATAATAAAAACATGGCAGCGGATGGTGTAAGCATTACTGTTTAA